CGAACGCCGTGCAGGAAAAACTATGCTGTGATCGATGTGATGCCGCGTTTGATAGCCAAGCGGAAATGCGAGtgcatgtaaaaaaaaatcatcctaTTCCGAAGCAAATGATCGAGTGCCCCGATTGTGGCAAGTTTCTGTCGGCTGGCAGTCTGTATTCCCACCGAAAGATCCATTCGGATGGTCCAAAATTTACGTGTGAAGATTGTGATAAGTCTTTCGTGCAGaagattaattttatacatCACCGGAAAAAGCACCTGCCAAACGATGAGCGCCCGTTTCCCTGTGGCATGTGTGGAAAGGCATTCTTCGAACGGTCGCACCTGCAGCGGCATCAGTTTTTCCATTCCGAGGAACGTCCGTTCAAATGTGGCCTCTGTGGAAAGTGTTACAAGACGGAACGGTGCCTGAAGGTATGTTTTCTTTTATGAGAAGGAATGAAGTCAGTTCGTCATTGTTTCTGGGGCTTCTTTTTCAGGTACATTCCGCGGTGCACAACGCGGACCGTCCGTTTGTCTGTGTGGAGTGCAACAAAGGCTTCCTGAGTAGTTCTAAGTTGCGTCAACACAGCAACATCCACTCGGGGCTTCGACCGTTCAAGTGCAAGTACTGCTCAAGAGATTTTACCAATTTTCCGAATTGGCTGAAGCACATCCGTCGGCGCCACAAGGTTGACCATCGAACCGGGGAAAAGTTGGACAGTGTTCCGAAATTTATGACGAAAAAGAAGAATAAATCCGATAACAAAAAGCTTGAACCCGGCAAGGAGGGCAAAATAAAGCTGAAAAAGCCCTCCTCGAAAGAGATTCTCCAGCTGTCAATCAAAGAGGAAAGCCTTCCGTTTGTGGGAGATAATTCCAACATCGATCTCAATCTGGTATCGAAGGACGATCTTTTGCAACCATTGAAAATGGAAGAAATGGATGATATTTTTCTGGAGCTGCCGGCGAGCTGCGCTGGTGATGATGATGCCGGAAATGAAAATGCATGTGATGTGATTCCGAAAAAGCAGGAGGAGGTGGAGCAGAACGCGGACGTCGAATGCAACAACGCACAAGATTCGGAACAACTGGAAGCACCACCCTCTGAGCACGACATCATTGATCCTCCCCCATTGGGACTGGCAGGTGACGATAGCGAGCTGTTTCAGTTTGGTTACGTGCAACCTGAATTCGATTGTGATTTTAGTATTAAGAACGACTTTAGCTTAAGAACCGAAGCTGTCAATGTGATCCGGGAGAGTGGTGAGTGGTGAAG
This genomic window from Malaya genurostris strain Urasoe2022 chromosome 1, Malgen_1.1, whole genome shotgun sequence contains:
- the LOC131431359 gene encoding zinc finger protein 578-like, whose amino-acid sequence is MDSHVLLIPSVSSLPTMKPEVNRNRSLPDSFSLIVKQPNQYKNDRDRKSSGSGEGSCIGGNKQKYKTKSELILVMEPQNPSPTKYFDQNGVPLKKEVLDSNELPEQTAKSSKKRTKLTITCHKCAKQFETKIEYEFHYRKSYNQEPIYACTTCDKRITQYKAYRLHSYRHSHSANQRYTCATCSKVFHQRSDLSRHESIHETQSQEPELAAAPNAVQEKLCCDRCDAAFDSQAEMRVHVKKNHPIPKQMIECPDCGKFLSAGSLYSHRKIHSDGPKFTCEDCDKSFVQKINFIHHRKKHLPNDERPFPCGMCGKAFFERSHLQRHQFFHSEERPFKCGLCGKCYKTERCLKVHSAVHNADRPFVCVECNKGFLSSSKLRQHSNIHSGLRPFKCKYCSRDFTNFPNWLKHIRRRHKVDHRTGEKLDSVPKFMTKKKNKSDNKKLEPGKEGKIKLKKPSSKEILQLSIKEESLPFVGDNSNIDLNLVSKDDLLQPLKMEEMDDIFLELPASCAGDDDAGNENACDVIPKKQEEVEQNADVECNNAQDSEQLEAPPSEHDIIDPPPLGLAGDDSELFQFGYVQPEFDCDFSIKNDFSLRTEAVNVIRESESGMSSPPDGFSSPTTGALVYDINSELPIFPTLISICGDEQQFQLINPNFIHLPQLRRTAPSSGASGTNGVDVVGLKIESP